Proteins co-encoded in one Kutzneria chonburiensis genomic window:
- a CDS encoding glycosyltransferase family 39 protein, which produces MSIRWRPAAVGGLAAVIYAWGMAVHPVHNYYAAAVRSMAGSWRAFVFGAFDPQGSITLDKIPGGFWPQALSVRLFGFHDWSVALPGVVEAVLTVLVLHRVVARWAGETAGLLAALTMALTPVAAALAKSQIVDTPLTLLLVLAAGAWQRAVSDDRPWSLLVCGVWVGVAFHVKMLQAWVVLPVFAAAYLIAAPVRRWWHLLAAGATCLAVSSIWLVVALVTPAGARPYMDATADNNPLGMVFGYNAASRLHGHGVQVLLTSRTAPQVGWLLPLCLLSIVLGLLWTRGRMRSGFVLWGLWLAVHVTAFGVGDFRHSYYVLVLAPAVAALTGGGIVLLWRVRDRHRWALPTAILLTAVWTVVLPARPILKPVAPAAAVLAVFGVLALLAARNSRLTAIGGVVGLVAVLITPTAWTLSTDVRVVTADAASPAAGAKHRQSHGVSVADEELLSWLRANNSGTRYLMAVDGAGSAAAIIAHTGASVLPMGGFTGRTPFPTNAQFLALIHNGELRYVRGDVHTPARTVAETNVNWAAEHCRKVRDRLYDCR; this is translated from the coding sequence GTGAGCATCAGGTGGCGGCCGGCGGCGGTCGGCGGGCTGGCCGCGGTGATCTACGCCTGGGGCATGGCGGTGCACCCGGTGCACAACTACTATGCGGCCGCCGTGCGCAGCATGGCCGGCAGCTGGCGGGCGTTCGTGTTCGGCGCGTTCGATCCGCAGGGGTCGATCACCCTGGACAAGATCCCCGGCGGGTTCTGGCCGCAGGCGTTGTCCGTACGGCTCTTCGGTTTCCACGACTGGTCGGTGGCGCTGCCCGGGGTCGTCGAGGCCGTGTTGACCGTGCTGGTGCTGCACCGGGTGGTGGCGCGCTGGGCCGGTGAGACCGCGGGGCTGCTCGCCGCCCTGACGATGGCGTTGACACCGGTCGCCGCGGCACTGGCCAAGTCCCAGATCGTGGACACGCCGCTGACGCTGCTGCTCGTGCTGGCCGCCGGCGCCTGGCAGCGGGCCGTGTCCGACGACCGGCCGTGGTCGCTGCTGGTCTGCGGTGTCTGGGTCGGTGTGGCGTTCCACGTCAAGATGCTGCAAGCGTGGGTGGTGCTGCCGGTGTTCGCCGCCGCCTACCTGATCGCCGCGCCGGTACGGCGATGGTGGCACCTGCTCGCCGCCGGCGCGACGTGCCTGGCGGTGTCGTCCATCTGGCTGGTGGTGGCGCTGGTGACGCCGGCCGGTGCTCGCCCGTACATGGACGCCACCGCTGACAACAATCCGCTGGGCATGGTCTTCGGCTACAACGCCGCCAGCCGGTTGCACGGTCATGGTGTGCAGGTGTTGCTGACCAGCCGGACCGCGCCGCAGGTCGGCTGGCTGCTTCCGTTGTGCCTGTTGTCGATCGTGCTCGGTCTACTGTGGACTCGTGGCCGGATGCGCAGCGGGTTCGTGCTGTGGGGGCTGTGGCTGGCCGTCCACGTGACCGCCTTCGGCGTCGGGGATTTCCGGCACAGCTACTACGTTCTCGTGCTCGCGCCGGCGGTCGCCGCGTTGACCGGCGGCGGCATCGTCCTGCTCTGGCGTGTCCGCGACCGGCATCGGTGGGCGTTGCCGACCGCGATCCTGCTGACCGCTGTATGGACGGTCGTGCTGCCGGCGCGGCCGATCCTGAAGCCGGTCGCGCCGGCGGCGGCCGTGCTCGCGGTGTTCGGCGTGCTGGCCCTATTGGCGGCCAGGAACTCTCGGCTGACCGCGATCGGCGGCGTGGTCGGCCTGGTGGCGGTGCTGATCACGCCGACGGCCTGGACGCTGTCGACGGACGTGCGGGTGGTGACGGCCGATGCGGCCAGTCCGGCCGCCGGCGCCAAGCATCGCCAGTCCCACGGCGTGTCCGTGGCCGACGAGGAGCTGTTGTCGTGGCTGCGGGCCAACAACAGCGGCACCCGTTACCTGATGGCCGTCGACGGCGCCGGCAGTGCGGCGGCGATCATCGCTCATACCGGGGCCAGCGTGCTGCCGATGGGCGGGTTCACCGGCCGGACCCCGTTTCCGACCAATGCTCAGTTTCTCGCGCTGATCCACAACGGCGAACTGCGCTACGTCCGGGGCGACGTCCACACACCGGCCCGGACAGTGGCCGAGACCAACGTCAACTGGGCGGCCGAGCACTGCCGCAAAGTGCGCGACCGCCTCTACGACTGTCGGTGA
- a CDS encoding HAMP domain-containing protein, producing MENGFPDGVRAPLAVVAAALALLVGCCLVVVPAIGASDGAHVLARSQQRLVDDLAHSTADSLGEVAVALSTAVKLYSINPDRTPADALASFARSCQQARGLVLLSKGSSKPLARLGEPVPAGSFSGRNIDRITVRVVRDPAGPTVVLTAAPVTGTDWIVVVSTAIQVPAKLPITDFAAAILLTTADGRVVHARGTPDPSTRGLITSGSAAAADGGGVQVGDVGSGPVVNDTRTTPLAVYAPVKTGTPAVPVGLNVLLVAVAPEGVGATVPASTERAIMLAVLVALAAALAGFGFVRPIRRLRTRALAGLPAGRYRLREAERVAAALDGRPRSTRRLSAPAWVVVLIAALLPLSWAATVGTIAWQTTPTVPDVVVQGQRALAATAAQALRQQLSASLTTLQAFTARVGKDVPALKPALADLVSQNPRYRSVYVTDAAGAVQLGAGRPALRTEEPPPPGSGLHQQNTAGRVPVLFASTPLPDGTHTLVGELDVAKLSSVLRRTAGSARLVDSGLRTLAAADGYRAFDVLDAAPLRQAVADALGGSARPGIAEIDGRQYVIASVSLAGTPHTDPLRWTVVLQQLVTELPLPDNGVRNFWLFAAMAGGAAGLLLLGWYLLCFAGPLRRLAATADRFSGGDLKTVIYPERLNEIGTLAQCLDARRRATPVDEPLPALV from the coding sequence GTGGAGAACGGGTTTCCGGACGGCGTGCGGGCTCCGCTGGCCGTCGTCGCGGCGGCGCTCGCGCTGCTGGTCGGCTGCTGTCTGGTGGTGGTGCCGGCGATCGGCGCCAGTGACGGCGCACACGTGCTGGCCCGGTCGCAGCAGCGGCTGGTCGACGATCTCGCGCACTCGACGGCCGACTCGCTCGGCGAGGTCGCGGTGGCGCTGAGCACGGCGGTCAAGCTGTACTCGATCAATCCAGATCGGACGCCGGCCGACGCCCTCGCGTCGTTTGCCCGCAGCTGCCAGCAGGCCCGTGGACTGGTGCTGCTGTCCAAGGGTTCGTCGAAGCCGTTGGCCCGACTGGGTGAGCCGGTGCCGGCAGGCTCCTTTTCGGGCAGGAACATCGACCGCATCACGGTCCGTGTGGTACGCGACCCGGCCGGCCCGACGGTGGTGCTGACGGCCGCGCCGGTCACCGGCACCGACTGGATCGTCGTCGTGTCAACGGCAATTCAGGTTCCGGCCAAGCTGCCGATCACCGACTTCGCCGCCGCGATCCTGTTGACCACCGCCGACGGCCGGGTGGTCCACGCCCGCGGCACCCCCGACCCGAGCACCCGAGGGCTGATCACATCGGGCAGCGCGGCGGCGGCCGACGGCGGCGGCGTGCAGGTGGGTGACGTGGGCAGCGGCCCGGTGGTCAACGACACCCGCACCACGCCGCTGGCCGTCTACGCCCCGGTCAAGACCGGCACACCGGCCGTCCCGGTCGGGTTGAACGTGCTGCTGGTCGCGGTGGCTCCGGAGGGGGTCGGCGCCACGGTTCCCGCGTCCACGGAGCGGGCGATCATGCTGGCCGTGCTGGTCGCCCTCGCGGCAGCGCTGGCCGGATTCGGTTTCGTGCGGCCGATCCGCCGCTTGCGGACCCGCGCCCTGGCCGGTCTTCCCGCCGGCCGGTACCGGTTGCGCGAGGCCGAGCGGGTCGCCGCGGCGCTCGACGGCCGGCCCCGCTCCACGCGGCGATTATCAGCACCGGCTTGGGTTGTGGTCCTGATCGCGGCGTTGCTGCCGCTGAGTTGGGCCGCGACGGTCGGCACGATTGCCTGGCAGACCACGCCGACCGTGCCGGATGTGGTGGTGCAAGGGCAACGCGCGCTGGCCGCCACTGCGGCGCAGGCGCTGCGGCAACAGCTGTCCGCCAGCCTCACCACGTTGCAGGCCTTCACGGCCCGGGTAGGCAAGGACGTCCCGGCGCTGAAGCCGGCGTTGGCCGACCTGGTGTCGCAGAATCCCCGCTATCGCAGCGTCTACGTCACCGACGCCGCCGGTGCCGTGCAGCTCGGCGCCGGCCGGCCGGCGCTGCGCACCGAGGAGCCGCCGCCGCCCGGATCCGGTCTGCACCAACAGAACACGGCCGGCCGGGTGCCGGTGCTGTTCGCCAGCACGCCGTTGCCCGACGGCACGCACACCCTCGTCGGCGAGCTCGACGTGGCCAAGCTGTCCTCGGTGCTGCGACGCACTGCCGGCAGTGCCCGGCTGGTCGACTCGGGCCTGCGCACACTGGCCGCGGCCGACGGCTATCGGGCGTTCGACGTGCTGGACGCGGCACCGTTGCGGCAGGCGGTGGCCGACGCGCTCGGCGGTTCGGCCCGGCCCGGCATCGCCGAGATCGACGGCCGCCAGTACGTGATCGCGTCGGTGTCGCTGGCCGGCACGCCGCACACCGATCCGCTGCGCTGGACCGTGGTGCTGCAACAGCTGGTGACCGAACTTCCGTTGCCGGACAACGGCGTGCGCAACTTCTGGCTGTTCGCCGCGATGGCCGGCGGCGCGGCCGGGCTGCTGCTGCTCGGCTGGTACCTGCTGTGCTTCGCCGGTCCGCTGCGCCGCCTGGCCGCGACTGCGGACCGGTTCTCCGGTGGCGACCTGAAGACCGTGATCTATCCGGAGCGGCTCAACGAGATCGGCACACTGGCGCAGTGTCTGGACGCCCGACGCAGGGCCACACCGGTCGACGAGCCGCTGCCGGCGTTGGTCTGA
- the pgsB gene encoding poly-gamma-glutamate synthase PgsB, producing the protein MLFLYLVYLAACLLLLVGGVVEQRRHNANLDRIRHRVLVNGIRGKSSITRLCAGALRGGGLVTVAKTTGTAARFIHPDAREEPVHRKFNIANVVEQIAIVRRAAGYDPDVLVMECMAVAPPLQEINQTKLIRSDIGVLCNVREDHLAEMGPTLDDVARSLCRSMPVGGVCVTAERERLPILQEEADKRNCRLIAVDPEDVTDQELAAFDWITFKENVAIALKVAELLDIDRAAAMEGMWAAPPDPGVLRVDRYAAGGKRLHFANVFAANDPESTVMNIEHLLDHGAIGRPLHIVINCRPDRIERNGQMGALIPRLQPDRVLLIGEPTRSALTAIPSSWRPRVVDLGGRRSAPELLDALVAGIDGQASLAAIGNIHGQGEVLLAELDTLERL; encoded by the coding sequence ATGCTGTTTCTCTACCTGGTGTATCTGGCTGCCTGTCTGCTGCTGTTGGTCGGCGGCGTGGTGGAACAGCGGCGGCACAACGCCAATCTCGACCGGATCAGGCATCGCGTGCTGGTCAACGGGATCCGCGGCAAGTCGTCGATCACCCGGCTGTGCGCGGGTGCGCTTCGGGGCGGCGGTCTGGTCACCGTGGCCAAGACCACCGGCACCGCCGCGCGGTTCATCCATCCCGATGCTCGTGAGGAGCCGGTGCACCGGAAGTTCAACATTGCCAACGTGGTCGAGCAGATCGCCATCGTGCGGCGGGCCGCCGGCTACGACCCGGACGTGCTGGTGATGGAGTGCATGGCCGTCGCGCCGCCGTTGCAGGAGATCAACCAGACCAAGCTGATCCGCTCGGACATCGGCGTGCTGTGCAACGTGCGCGAGGACCACCTGGCCGAGATGGGGCCGACGCTGGACGACGTGGCCCGCTCGCTGTGCCGGTCGATGCCGGTCGGCGGCGTGTGTGTCACGGCTGAACGCGAACGTTTACCCATCCTCCAGGAAGAGGCGGACAAGCGGAACTGCCGGCTGATCGCCGTCGATCCCGAGGACGTGACCGACCAGGAGCTGGCGGCGTTCGACTGGATCACGTTCAAGGAGAACGTGGCCATCGCGCTGAAAGTGGCCGAGCTGCTGGACATCGACCGCGCCGCCGCGATGGAGGGCATGTGGGCCGCGCCGCCCGATCCCGGGGTGCTGCGGGTGGACCGCTACGCCGCCGGCGGCAAGCGGCTGCACTTCGCGAACGTGTTCGCGGCCAACGATCCCGAGTCGACCGTGATGAACATCGAGCATCTGCTCGACCACGGCGCGATCGGCCGGCCGCTGCACATCGTGATCAACTGCCGGCCGGACCGGATCGAGCGCAACGGGCAGATGGGCGCTTTGATTCCGCGGCTGCAACCGGATCGCGTGCTGCTGATCGGGGAGCCGACCCGCAGCGCGCTGACCGCCATCCCGTCCTCGTGGCGGCCGCGGGTGGTCGACCTCGGCGGCCGGCGCAGCGCCCCGGAGCTGTTGGACGCGCTCGTCGCCGGCATCGACGGTCAGGCATCACTGGCCGCGATCGGCAACATCCATGGCCAGGGCGAAGTCCTGCTGGCCGAACTGGACACCTTGGAGCGGTTATGA
- a CDS encoding poly-gamma-glutamate biosynthesis protein PgsC/CapC, with product MISQQLAPEVATLGLAIGLLFSLLCYLTTNLSPGGMITPGWLALTLVEDYRRAALVVLTTVLTYLATLGLSKIVILYGKRQFAAVVLLGVLLQTTVFLLIQGNYPLLYVHETLGFVVPGLIAYQLVRQPPAVTVLATGSVALASYGVLASGVLVGLIPTS from the coding sequence ATGATCAGCCAGCAACTCGCGCCCGAGGTGGCCACCCTCGGGTTGGCCATCGGGTTGTTGTTCTCCCTGCTGTGCTACCTGACCACGAACCTGTCGCCGGGCGGCATGATCACCCCCGGCTGGCTGGCCCTGACCCTGGTCGAGGACTACCGCCGGGCCGCACTCGTGGTGCTCACCACCGTGCTCACATATCTGGCCACTCTCGGCCTGAGCAAAATCGTGATCCTGTACGGCAAACGGCAGTTCGCCGCCGTGGTGTTGCTCGGGGTTCTCTTGCAGACCACGGTTTTCCTGCTGATACAAGGCAATTACCCGCTGCTGTACGTGCACGAGACGCTGGGCTTCGTCGTACCCGGACTCATTGCCTACCAACTGGTTCGCCAGCCACCCGCGGTGACCGTGCTGGCCACCGGGTCCGTCGCCCTCGCCTCGTACGGAGTGCTGGCCAGCGGTGTGCTGGTCGGCCTGATCCCGACCTCATAG
- a CDS encoding polyprenol monophosphomannose synthase: MKVVVVVPTYNERENLPVLVAKLRGLANPDLHVLVVDDNSPDGTGDIADGLAGDDLGVLHRTEKDGLGRAYIAGITRALDEGADVVIQMDADLSHPVDRIPAMLDKLNSTDAGVVLGSRYVEGGRTASEWPWHRKALSAWANFYVNTILRLKVKDATAGFKAWRAATLKAIDLPTIRSNGYSFQVEMNYRTVKRGLRILEVPIVFEERAEGASKMTFAVQLESAIAPWKLLFGKM, encoded by the coding sequence ATGAAGGTCGTTGTTGTCGTGCCCACGTACAACGAGCGCGAGAACCTGCCCGTGCTGGTGGCCAAACTCCGGGGACTGGCGAATCCCGACCTGCACGTGCTGGTGGTCGACGACAACTCGCCCGACGGCACCGGCGACATCGCCGACGGCCTGGCCGGCGACGACCTCGGCGTGCTGCACCGCACCGAGAAGGACGGCCTCGGCCGCGCCTACATCGCCGGCATCACGCGGGCCCTCGACGAGGGCGCGGACGTGGTGATCCAGATGGACGCCGACCTGTCGCACCCGGTCGACCGCATCCCGGCCATGCTGGACAAGCTGAACTCCACCGACGCCGGCGTGGTGCTGGGCTCCCGCTACGTCGAGGGCGGGCGGACCGCGTCGGAGTGGCCGTGGCACCGCAAGGCGTTGTCGGCCTGGGCCAACTTCTACGTCAACACCATCCTGCGGCTCAAGGTCAAGGACGCCACCGCCGGCTTCAAGGCGTGGCGGGCGGCCACGCTCAAGGCCATCGACCTGCCGACGATCAGGAGCAACGGCTACTCGTTCCAGGTCGAGATGAACTACCGCACGGTCAAGCGCGGCCTGCGCATCCTCGAGGTGCCGATCGTGTTCGAGGAGCGGGCCGAGGGTGCCTCGAAGATGACATTCGCCGTGCAGTTGGAGTCGGCCATCGCGCCGTGGAAGCTGCTGTTCGGGAAGATGTAG
- a CDS encoding gamma carbonic anhydrase family protein — MAIYALGDLVPTIHPEAFVHPDATIIGDVRIGAYASVWPQTVLRGDDGYIEIGEYSNVQDGCVLHTTSITPTILGPSSAIGHAVHVEGARIGTGCLIASGSVVLNGCVIEDGAMVGAGAVLSYGVTVPSGHIALGVPAKIRENVSFGPDKIRFVVDNYVDRAKRFRGELRPL, encoded by the coding sequence ATGGCGATCTACGCGCTCGGCGACCTCGTGCCCACGATCCACCCGGAAGCCTTCGTGCACCCGGACGCCACGATCATCGGCGATGTGCGGATCGGCGCGTACGCCTCGGTGTGGCCGCAGACGGTGCTGCGTGGTGATGACGGATACATCGAGATCGGCGAGTACTCGAACGTCCAGGACGGTTGCGTGCTGCACACGACGTCGATCACGCCGACCATTCTCGGCCCGTCCTCGGCGATCGGCCATGCTGTGCACGTGGAAGGCGCGCGGATCGGCACCGGCTGCCTCATCGCCTCGGGCTCGGTCGTGCTCAACGGCTGCGTCATCGAGGACGGCGCCATGGTCGGCGCGGGGGCGGTGCTTTCCTACGGCGTGACCGTGCCGTCCGGGCACATCGCCCTCGGCGTGCCCGCCAAGATCAGGGAGAACGTGTCCTTCGGGCCCGACAAGATCCGGTTCGTCGTCGACAACTACGTGGATCGGGCCAAGCGATTCCGCGGCGAACTCCGGCCGCTCTGA
- a CDS encoding sigma-70 family RNA polymerase sigma factor, whose product MDAEITQFALAAQRGDRAAAAEFVRSTQRQLRRLMAYLGDPGQADDLAQETYLRAFAALPRYEGRSPARMWLLAIARRVAADHVRTAQRSPRTTSADSWLDVEVAGPEGLVALRAAIDALDPERREAFVLTRVVGLSYAEAAEVCDCPVGTIRSRVFRARTELVDALDTRLEIAR is encoded by the coding sequence GTGGACGCCGAGATCACCCAGTTCGCCCTGGCCGCGCAGCGCGGCGACCGGGCGGCTGCCGCCGAGTTCGTCCGTTCGACGCAGCGGCAGCTGCGCCGATTGATGGCCTACCTCGGCGACCCGGGCCAGGCCGACGACCTCGCGCAGGAGACCTACCTCAGGGCGTTCGCGGCGCTGCCCCGCTACGAGGGCCGCTCGCCGGCCCGCATGTGGCTGCTGGCCATCGCCCGCCGCGTGGCGGCCGACCACGTCCGCACGGCGCAGCGCTCACCCCGTACGACCAGCGCCGACAGCTGGCTGGACGTCGAGGTCGCGGGCCCGGAGGGCCTGGTGGCGCTGCGGGCGGCGATCGACGCCCTGGACCCGGAGCGGCGAGAGGCGTTCGTGCTGACCCGCGTGGTCGGCCTGTCCTACGCGGAGGCGGCCGAGGTCTGCGACTGCCCGGTCGGCACGATCCGGTCCCGGGTGTTCCGCGCCCGGACCGAACTGGTCGACGCCCTCGACACCCGGCTGGAGATCGCCCGCTAG
- a CDS encoding DUF1775 domain-containing protein, giving the protein MVTVRFTGTFPRRPTTWLNVDCGIAREALSAAMDGEAVPGVAMTDVDRHVQGCHACAGWQDRAARINRLTALSPAGEERDLADEVLRRAILPPTGLSPDQVAALGQAALSPAEVTAEPAGRARFSLPYLLVRVGLVLAAVAQAVVAVVELLGRDDPMMMAGHMDHETSAFNFALGVVLGVVAVDPRRARAQLPLLGSVVGVLVLVSTFDLGAHAVGWSRLVTHIPLAVGLILVALLGTNAGSGTTGRAQARKTWRFPMRTAKRLGVLGTIVVGGLLAATGSAAAHVTAQPNTATQGSYTKIAFRVPNEEDKASTTKLEVTFPADHPVASVETKDVPGWTVQVDKAKPAKPLKSDDGEVAEVVSKITWTGGKITPDTFAEFEVSLGPLPTDTDSLVFKAVQTYDNGDVVRWIDTGAEADHPAPTVKLSPKATTAAVTPTASKSTEDSSSLPLVFGIAGIVIGLAAGALAVLALRRGRTAE; this is encoded by the coding sequence GTGGTTACTGTCAGGTTCACGGGAACTTTCCCGCGCCGGCCGACGACCTGGCTGAACGTGGACTGCGGCATCGCGCGCGAGGCGCTCTCGGCGGCCATGGACGGGGAGGCCGTCCCCGGCGTGGCCATGACGGACGTGGACCGGCACGTGCAGGGCTGTCACGCCTGCGCGGGCTGGCAGGACCGGGCGGCCCGGATCAACCGGCTCACCGCGCTCTCGCCGGCCGGCGAGGAGCGGGATCTGGCCGACGAGGTGCTTCGGCGCGCGATCCTGCCGCCCACCGGCCTCTCCCCCGACCAGGTTGCTGCCCTCGGGCAGGCTGCGTTGTCGCCGGCGGAGGTGACAGCAGAGCCTGCTGGCCGGGCGCGGTTCTCTCTTCCTTATCTCTTGGTGCGCGTGGGGCTGGTGTTGGCGGCGGTGGCGCAAGCCGTCGTGGCGGTGGTGGAGCTGCTCGGTCGGGACGACCCGATGATGATGGCCGGCCACATGGACCACGAGACCTCGGCCTTCAACTTCGCGCTGGGGGTGGTGCTCGGGGTGGTGGCGGTGGATCCACGCCGGGCCCGGGCGCAGTTGCCGCTGTTGGGCAGCGTGGTGGGCGTGCTGGTGCTGGTGTCGACGTTCGACCTCGGGGCGCACGCGGTGGGCTGGAGTCGGCTGGTGACGCACATCCCACTGGCGGTCGGCCTGATTCTGGTGGCACTGCTGGGAACTAATGCCGGCTCGGGAACGACCGGTAGGGCACAGGCCCGCAAGACATGGAGGTTCCCGATGAGGACAGCGAAGCGGCTCGGCGTGCTGGGCACGATCGTGGTCGGCGGACTGCTCGCGGCGACGGGCAGCGCGGCGGCGCACGTGACGGCGCAGCCGAACACCGCGACGCAGGGCAGCTACACGAAGATCGCCTTCCGGGTGCCCAACGAAGAGGACAAGGCCTCCACGACGAAGCTCGAGGTCACCTTCCCGGCCGACCATCCGGTGGCCTCGGTGGAGACGAAGGACGTGCCGGGCTGGACGGTCCAGGTCGACAAGGCCAAGCCGGCCAAGCCGCTGAAGTCGGACGACGGCGAGGTGGCCGAGGTCGTCTCCAAGATCACCTGGACCGGCGGCAAGATCACGCCGGACACCTTCGCCGAGTTCGAGGTGTCGCTCGGCCCGCTGCCGACCGACACGGATTCGCTGGTGTTCAAGGCGGTGCAGACCTACGACAACGGCGACGTGGTGCGGTGGATCGACACCGGCGCGGAGGCCGACCACCCGGCCCCGACGGTGAAGCTGTCGCCGAAGGCGACCACGGCGGCCGTGACCCCGACGGCGTCGAAGTCCACTGAGGACAGTTCGTCGCTGCCGCTGGTGTTCGGCATCGCGGGCATCGTGATCGGCCTGGCCGCCGGGGCGCTGGCGGTGCTGGCGCTGCGCCGGGGGCGAACCGCCGAATGA
- a CDS encoding copper resistance protein CopC, which yields MRAFLLILAGVFAAMAATAGQASAHAVLESTTPSNGSLVQSAPTRVTLTFGEAVQIEPDGVHVIAPDGKSADDGKADHLGGDGNNVGVSMNSTAEGTYTVSWHVVSADSHPISGAFTFSVGHASAAAPVAAPSSGSLTVSIVYWTARGLEYASFALLIGAVAFVFWCWPSGSTRRSVRRLIGGSWLTLLLATVAGALLQGPYGAGAGLDRLFDGQLFSSTLDIALGTGVIVRIVLLALAAPYIGEILATQEWTPNRRAVLGGLGVVLLNGLAWTWSMSGHAAAGLQSELALPVDVLHLDAMGVWLGGLVVLWRAKPPQEAVQRFSQVAFLCVGVLVATGTYQSWRQLGSWAGFVDTEYGRLLLLKIAGVLAVLAAAYFSRQWVRTHIGKLRRPVLIETAGAVIVLGLTAALVNAEPARTAEAATTPVVQATPDGQTLPFDTGGAGGKGNLKVYITPARTGPNLLDVTVEDQGGTAEDVPELTVALTLKERNVGPLKIDMKHVGRGRYRAAEAQIPLPGVWQVALTVRTSDIDETTSVGMWQVG from the coding sequence ATGAGGGCGTTCTTACTGATCCTGGCCGGTGTGTTCGCGGCGATGGCCGCGACCGCCGGCCAGGCGTCTGCGCACGCCGTGCTGGAATCGACCACGCCGTCCAACGGATCGCTGGTGCAGTCCGCGCCGACCCGGGTGACGCTGACGTTCGGCGAGGCCGTGCAGATCGAGCCGGACGGCGTGCACGTGATCGCGCCGGACGGCAAGTCGGCCGACGACGGCAAGGCCGACCACCTGGGCGGTGACGGCAACAACGTTGGCGTGTCGATGAATTCGACGGCCGAGGGCACGTACACGGTCTCCTGGCACGTGGTCTCGGCCGACTCGCACCCGATCTCCGGCGCCTTCACGTTCTCCGTCGGCCACGCCTCGGCCGCCGCACCGGTGGCCGCTCCCTCGTCGGGCAGCCTGACAGTGTCCATTGTGTACTGGACGGCCCGTGGCCTCGAATACGCCTCGTTCGCGCTGTTGATCGGGGCCGTTGCCTTCGTGTTCTGGTGCTGGCCGAGCGGTTCCACCCGACGCAGTGTTCGCCGGCTGATCGGCGGATCGTGGCTGACGTTGTTGCTGGCCACCGTGGCCGGCGCGCTGCTGCAAGGCCCTTACGGCGCCGGGGCCGGCCTTGACCGGCTGTTCGACGGTCAGCTGTTCTCGTCCACATTGGACATTGCGCTGGGCACGGGCGTGATCGTGCGGATCGTGTTGCTGGCCCTGGCCGCCCCGTACATCGGCGAGATCCTGGCCACGCAAGAGTGGACCCCGAACCGCCGGGCGGTGCTCGGCGGTCTCGGCGTGGTCCTGCTGAACGGCCTGGCCTGGACGTGGTCGATGTCCGGGCACGCGGCCGCCGGCTTGCAGTCCGAACTGGCACTGCCGGTCGACGTGCTGCACCTGGACGCCATGGGCGTCTGGCTCGGCGGACTGGTCGTGTTGTGGCGGGCCAAGCCGCCGCAGGAGGCAGTGCAGCGGTTCTCTCAGGTCGCGTTCCTGTGCGTCGGTGTGCTGGTGGCGACCGGGACGTACCAGAGCTGGCGGCAGCTGGGCAGCTGGGCCGGCTTCGTGGACACCGAGTACGGCCGGCTGCTGCTGCTCAAGATCGCCGGTGTGCTGGCCGTGCTGGCCGCCGCGTACTTCTCCCGGCAGTGGGTCCGCACGCACATCGGCAAGCTGCGGCGGCCGGTGCTGATCGAGACGGCCGGCGCGGTGATCGTGCTCGGGCTGACCGCGGCCCTGGTCAACGCCGAGCCGGCGCGTACGGCCGAAGCCGCGACCACGCCGGTCGTGCAGGCCACGCCGGACGGCCAGACGCTGCCGTTCGACACCGGCGGCGCGGGCGGCAAGGGCAATCTCAAGGTCTACATCACGCCGGCCCGCACCGGCCCCAACCTGCTGGACGTCACGGTCGAGGACCAGGGCGGCACGGCCGAGGATGTGCCGGAGCTGACCGTCGCGCTGACGCTGAAGGAGCGCAACGTCGGCCCGCTGAAGATCGACATGAAGCATGTCGGCCGGGGCCGCTACCGGGCGGCCGAAGCGCAGATCCCGCTGCCCGGCGTGTGGCAGGTCGCGCTGACCGTGCGCACCTCCGACATCGACGAGACGACCTCGGTCGGCATGTGGCAGGTCGGCTGA
- a CDS encoding cysteine hydrolase family protein: MTKALLVIDVQESFRRRENWARVSTPDIVAKSATLVDIARRAGDLVVWVLHSEPGTGNPFDPASGHVRLMDGLEPAAGEPTLTKTSRNAFTTTNLQQILTEQGIRELVICGIQTEQCCETTARVAADLGFDVTYVTEATATFPIAHRSGVGELGVEDIIERTEYALAGRFATISTIAELAVG, from the coding sequence GTGACCAAGGCATTGCTCGTCATCGACGTCCAGGAATCGTTCCGCCGGCGGGAGAACTGGGCCCGGGTGTCTACTCCGGACATCGTGGCCAAGTCCGCCACGCTGGTCGACATCGCGCGCCGGGCCGGCGACCTGGTGGTGTGGGTGCTGCACAGCGAGCCCGGCACCGGCAACCCGTTCGACCCGGCGAGCGGCCACGTGCGGCTCATGGACGGGCTCGAGCCGGCGGCCGGTGAGCCGACGCTGACCAAGACCTCCCGCAACGCGTTCACCACCACCAACCTCCAGCAGATCCTTACCGAGCAAGGCATTCGCGAGCTGGTGATCTGCGGCATCCAGACCGAGCAGTGCTGCGAGACCACCGCCCGCGTCGCCGCCGACCTCGGCTTCGACGTCACGTACGTGACCGAGGCGACGGCCACCTTCCCCATCGCGCACCGCAGCGGCGTCGGCGAGCTCGGCGTGGAGGACATCATCGAGCGCACCGAATACGCGCTGGCCGGCCGGTTCGCCACCATCAGCACCATCGCGGAGCTGGCCGTAGGCTGA